A window from Drosophila subobscura isolate 14011-0131.10 chromosome O, UCBerk_Dsub_1.0, whole genome shotgun sequence encodes these proteins:
- the LOC117896115 gene encoding putative SERF-like protein produces the protein MTRGNQRDLARQKAQKKLSEQTKGKRTDNLTVEQRKARDAEVMREKQKKKEDAAAAGTSK, from the exons ATGACAC GGGGAAACCAAAGGGACTTGGCGCGCCAGAAGGCGCAAAAGAAACTTTCGGAACAAACCAAGGGAAAACGCACCGATAATCTCACCGTGGAGCAGCGCAAGGCTAG GGATGCTGAAGTGATGCGggagaagcaaaagaagaaggaagatgctgcagcagctgggacaAGTAAATAG
- the LOC117896087 gene encoding mucin-17, giving the protein MFTQAIPKYSRLLALALFCATLFLGSEAQNAFQTINPASQLTEKTFFSCTGRPAGYYADVESGCQVYHMCDGLGRQFSYTCPNTTLFQQRMLICDHWYMVNCSKAESNYAANLLIGQRDKPFVNDEENSLRTPRPDLLDRPYAPDYSGESFRSQYKQLTPNQNQIRDESSKGANGGAGKYDPQISTQTRWRIPPPSRTIQPPAYEPQIELPSSTAKPRITTITSRATTTSRPTTTSRATTRTTTTTTRRPAIVSVATKRTEALHTRRPTVLAVEQDMEDLGTSHSTRYNTSADFNSVEGPLRATKNTSTKLVKFVKPPSKIYEPPFLYPIYNQDDEPKQPAASGPGTLRSSTAAPFSPSVSRIHISEATTTARPQSRPTTLAGSPFSFASPPTTTSTPAAPPRNENRTPAPAQSFRLATGSSVPTAAPPAQQKLTLPFNDLLPPFVDFVPHDIATTQGPPIYYEWKVPSNGLEPPKLDPPIGVDGREYPETTGDYGVVKGKTDIFNTRLNDIGSHPQKPAGPVQVQVPVQQSSTSRRLPTSRSIKTTEKYDQAQRRSDVVGSSTDITTLRKQLLIPEYAFPLETIGRTGYGPGAGLGVGASSSSSTGDVYNSFQLKIPEHRSGSGSSSIKWFGENPKCPECHPSFVLPGTCEPCLRR; this is encoded by the exons ATGTTCACGCAAGCGATCCCAAAGTATTCGCGACTCTTGGCCCTGGCTTTGTTCTGCGCAACGTTATTTTTGGGCAGTGAG GCCCAAAATGCATTCCAGACCATAAATCCTGCCTCACAACTCACGGAGAAAACTTTCTTCTCGTGCACGGGTCGTCCGGCTGGCTACTACGCGGACGTGGAGTCGGGCTGCCAGGTGTACCACATGTGCGATGGCCTGGGCCGCCAGTTCAGCTACACGTGCCCCAACACGACGCTCTTCCAGCAGCGCATGCTCATCTGCGATCACTGGTACATGGTGAACTGCTCCAAGGCGGAGAGCAACTATGCCGCCAATCTGCTAATTG GTCAGCGCGACAAACCCTTTGTGAACGATGAGGAGAATAGTCTGAGAACGCCACGACCCGACCTCCTGGACCGTCCCTATGCTCCGGACTATTCGGGCGAGTCCTTTAGAAGTCAATACAAA CAACTAACTCCCAATCAGAATCAAATCCGCGATGAATCCTCGAAGGGTGCCAATGGCGGAGCTGGAAAATATGATCCACAAATTTCGACACAGACGCGCTGGCGCATTCCTCCGCCCAGTCGTACCATCCAGCCGCCGGCCTACGAGCCACAGATCGAGCTGCCAAGCAGCACAGCGAAGCCAAGGATCACCACGATCACCAGTcgagccaccaccaccagtcgtcccaccaccaccagtcGAGCCACCACCAGGacgacaaccacaacaactCGTAGACCTGCCATTGTGAGCGTGGCCACAAAACGCACAGAGGCACTGCACACGCGCAGGCCTACTGTCCTGGCAGTGGAGCAGGACATGGAGGATCTGGGAACCAGTCACAGCACACGGTACAACACCTCTGCGGACTTTAATTCGGTGGAGGGACCACTGAGGGCCACAAAGAACACCAGCACGAAGCTGGTGAAGTTCGTAAAGCCGCCATCGAAGATCTACGAGCCGCCGTTCCTATACCCCATTTACAACCAGGACGACGAGCCAAAACAACCAGCTGCCAGTGGACCGGGGACACTTCGCTCCTCCACAGCAGCACCATTCAGTCCGAGTGTCAGCCGGATACACATCAGCGAGGCCACCACCACTGCACGTCCCCAGAGCCGGCCCACAACCTTGGCGGGTTCGCCCTTCTCCTTTGCCTCGCCACCCACGACGACGAGCacgccagcagctcctccaagGAACGAGAACCGAACGCCGGCACCAGCACAGAGTTTCCGCCTGGCCACTGGCTCATCCGTGCCCACCGCTGCACCGCCAGCACAGCAGAAGCTGACTCTGCCTTTCAATGATTTGTTGCCTCCATTTGTGGACTTTGTGCCCCATGACATAGCCACCACGCAGGGTCCGCCCATCTACTACGAGTGGAAAGTGCCCTCGAATGGCTTGGAACCCCCAAAGCTCGATCCTCCAATCGGTGTAGATGGACGTGAGTATCCCGAGACGACTGGCGACTACGGCGTCGTCAAGGGCAAGACGGACATATTCAACACCAGGCTGAACGACATTGGCAGCCATCCGCAGAAGCCAGCAGGTCCAGTGCAGGTCCAGGTGCCGGTGCAGCAATCGAGCACCAGCAGACGCTTGCCCACCTCAAGGTCGATCAAGACCACGGAGAAGTACGATCAGGCACAGCGTCGCTCGGATGTGGTGGGAAGTTCCACGGATATAACAACGCTACGAAAGCAGCTGCTCATTCCGGAGTACGCCTTTCCCCTGGAGACGATCGGGCGGACGGGCTACGGTCCTGGCGCCGGTCTCGGTGTCGGcgccagttccagctccagcacagGAGACGTGTACAATTCCTTTCAGTTAAAGATCCCCGAGCATCGCAGCGGATCGGGCAGCAGTTCCATCAAGTGGTTCGGCGAGAATCCCAAGTGTCCGGAGTGCCATCCGTCGTTCGTCCTCCCGGGCACCTGCGAGCCATGTCTGAGGAGATAG
- the LOC117896108 gene encoding uncharacterized protein LOC117896108 isoform X1, translated as MPDVKFLAVLPNNANASDSVTKLTISGTLLQQPQQFSVNFVNSPVCTDNITYHFKVVIPTQTIIENYKRNGEWSSLQQEHYLNIFDGTGGDSDKTLTQSFASIMNEIDEAFQLSSTESTFRLEFTFDYDNSTMIVYQVRETGHNFISKYETLFSLSEIQAIQVWGDVQKVNQFALSYD; from the exons ATGCCTGATGTAAAGTTTTTAGCGGTGCTGCCCAACAATGCCAACGCTTCGGACAGCGTAACAAAGTTAACCATCAGCGGCACCCTGCTCCAGCAACCTCAGCA ATTCTCGGTGAACTTTGTGAACAGTCCAGTGTGTACAGACAACATCACATATCACTTCAAGGTGGTGATCCCCACACAGACGATCATCGAGAACTACAAGAGGAACGGCGAGTGGAGCAGCCTGCAGCAGGAACACTACCTTAACATATTCGATGGTACAGGCGGTGATAGTGATAAGACCCTGACCCAAAGCTTTGCCAGTATTATGAACGAGATTGATGAGGCGTTCCAACTTTCATCCACAGAATCAACCTTTCGCCTAGAGTTTACATTCGATTATGATAATTCCACAATGATCGTGTACCAGGTCAGGGAAACGGGTCACAATTTCATAAGCAAATACGAGACGCTCTTCTCGCTCTCCGAAATCCAGGCGATTCAGGTCTGGGGAGATGTGCAAAAGGTCAATCAGTTCGCCCTCAGCTATGATTGA
- the LOC117896084 gene encoding single-minded homolog 2 isoform X2 — MHKDKEENGVLPHIHAHDGYRTRELGAFEHGLLDGDMFLQALNGFLMILTCEGEVFFATHSIESYLGFHQSDIVHQSVYELVHSEDREELQRQLLWNSFLPADMSSMQLSETLAPDKALYLERSFTVRFRCLLDNTSGFLRLDIRGRIKILHGQNRKTEEPPLALFAYCTPFGPPSLLEIPHKENMFKSKHKLDFSLVSMDQRGKHILGYADAELVHMGGYDLVHYDDLAYVASAHQELLKTGASGMIAYRYQKKDGEWQWLQTSSRLVYKNSKPDFVICTHRQLMDEEGHDLLGKRTMDFKVSYLDTGLASTYFSEADQLVVPPSASPTAHALPPPVTPTRPNRRYKTQLRDFLSTCRSKRKLQQQQQQQQQNQQTSPLGGQVGSPAPAVAVEYLPDPAVAVAAAAYSNLNPMYSASPYASAADNLYMGSSMPANAFYPVSENLFHQYRLQGAVGGYYTDYPHSGAPASAYVANGFLSYDGYAIASKADEKWQETGKYYSGYSSGYGSPTSTPQQIPLKTPKSSPQVMEVISCSSDGPSPVSGATPNGAIPVTPKVELAATAATAAAAAAAAAGGDPYERQTVLMWGTTHSSGVPLNSLQGGRSGSPQRLATPLTNGLGYATNNNNNEHEPATAAKWNGVKELPGKSASASTPESYQMQHDDSGLYSASSHTTSPQQQQQQQQQQTQRGVGSNVSAPSIPLTHPVQAVTGTGTGTGTDHQAVHPSSCHQQQQQQQQQQHQQQQQQHHHGHPHPHSHHHHHHHHHHEAAHHQHAAAAAAAAAASSEVWTPASYSQYSQYFTYHPHPHTHPHSHPHHPSATAGSGGHVSAAQSHHLHHGHGHR, encoded by the exons gcCCTAAATGGATTTCTAATGATTCTGACATGCGAAGGCGAAGTCTTCTTTGCCACGCACAGCATCGAGAGCTATTTGGGTTTCCATCAG TCGGACATTGTCCACCAGTCCGTGTACGAGCTGGTCCACTCGGAGGATcgcgaggagctgcagcgccAGCTGCTGTGGAACAGCTTCCTGCCCGCGGACATGTCCAGCATGCAGCTCTCGGAGACGCTGGCCCCCGACAAGGCGCTCTACCTGGAGCGCAGCTTCACCGTTCGCTTCCGCTGCCTGCTGGACAACACGAGTGGATTCCTGCGGCTGGACATACGGGGCCGCATCAAGATTCTGCACGGCCAGAACCGAAAGACGGAGGAGCCGCCGCTGGCGCTGTTCGCCTACTGCACGCCCTTCGGCCCGCCCAGCCTCCTGGAGATTCCCCACAAGGAGAACATGTTCAAGTCCAAGCACAAGCTGGACTTCTCCCTGGTCTCCATGGACCAGCGCGGCAAGCACATCCTGGGCTATGCGGACGCCGAGCTGGTCCACATGGGTGGCTACGACCTGGTGCACTACGACGATCTGGCCTATGTGGCCAGTGCCCATCAGGAGC TTCTCAAGACAGGCGCCTCGGGAATGATCGCGTATCGCTACCAGAAGAAGGACggcgagtggcagtggctgcagaCCAGCTCCCGTCTGGTGTACAAGAACTCCAAGCCGGACTTTGTGATCTGCACGCATCGCCAGCTGATGGACGAGGAGGGCCACGATCTGCTGGGCAAGCGGACCATGGACTTCAAGGTCAGCTACCTGGACACGGGCCTGGCGTCCACCTACTTCTCGGAGGCGGACCAGCTGGTCGTGCCGCCCAGTGCCTCGCCCACGGCCCACGccctgccgccgcctgtgACCCCGACGCGGCCCAATCGGCGCTACAAGACGCAGCTGCGGGACTTCCTCTCGACGTGCCGCAGCAAGCGcaagctccagcagcagcagcaacagcagcagcagaaccagcagaCGTCGCCGCTCGGCGGCCAGGTGGGCTCCCCGGCGCCTGCCGTGGCTGTGGAGTACCTGCCCGATccggcggtggctgtggccgccgccgcctacTCCAACCTCAATCCCATGTACTCGGCCTCGCCGTATGCCAGCGCCGCGGACAATCTCTACATGGGCAGCTCCATGCCGGCCAATGCCTTCTATCCGGTCAGCGAGAATCTCTTCCATCAGTACCGGCTGCAGGGCGCCGTCGGGGGCTACTACACGGACTACCCGCACTCCGGGGCACCGGCATCGGCGTATGTGGCCAATGGCTTCCTCTCCTACGATGGCTATGCGATCGCCTCCAAGGCGGACGAGAAGTGGCAGGAGACGGGCAAGTACTACAGTGGCTACAGCAGCGGCTATGGCAGTCCAACGTCCACGCCACAG CAAATTCCCCTCAAGACGCCCAAGTCTTCGCCGCAGGTTATGGAGGtcatctcctgctcctccgacGGACCATCGCCGGTGAGTGGTGCCACGCCCAATGGCGCGATACCCGTGACGCCCAAAGTGGAgcttgcagcaacagcagcgacggcggcggcagcggcagcggcagctgcgggCGGGGATCCCTACGAGCGGCAAACGGTGCTGATGTGGGGTACCACCCATTCCAGTGGCGTTCCCTTGAACAGTCTGCAGGGTGGACGCTCTGGCTCGCCCCAACGCCTCGCCACGCCCCTCACCAATGGTCTGGGATACGccacgaacaacaacaacaacgagcaTGAGCCGGCGACGGCGGCCAAGTGGAACGGAGTGAAGGAGCTGCCGGGCAAATcggccagcgccagcacaCCGGAGAGCTATCAGATGCAGCACGACGACTCCGGACTGTACTCTGCCTCCTCGCACACGACctcgccccagcagcagcagcagcagcaacagcagcagacccaaCGTGGAGTTGGTTCCAATGTTAGCGCTCCCAGTATTCCCCTCACGCACCCAGTCCAGGCCGTCACGGGCACAGGCACCGGCACGGGCACAGATCATCAGGCCGTGCACCCGTCCAGCtgccaccaacagcagcagcaacaacagcaacagcaacaccagcagcaacagcaacagcatcatcatGGCCACCCGCATCCGCActcgcatcatcatcaccatcatcatcaccatcatgaGGCGGCGCATCATcagcatgcagcagcggcagcagcagcggcagccgcaagCAGCGAGGTATGGACGCCCGCCTCCTACTCGCAGTACTCGCAGTACTTCACGTatcatccgcatccgcatacGCATCCGCATTCGCACCCGCACCACCCGTCGGCGACGGCGGGCAGTGGCGGACACGTTTCGGCGGCTCAATCGCACCACCTGCACCACGGTCACGGTCACCGCTAG
- the LOC117896109 gene encoding mesencephalic astrocyte-derived neurotrophic factor homolog, with the protein MKTSHLVLVVCFLAGVAQTTLALKEEDCEVCIKTVRRFAASLDDATKGDYKQIETEFKKFCKTQKNKEHRFCYYLGGLEESATGILNEMSKPLSWSMPAEKVCEKLKKKDAQICDLRYEKQIDLNSVDLKKLKVRDLKKILNDWDESCDGCLEKSDFIKRIEELKPKYARSEL; encoded by the exons ATGAAGACATCCCATCTGGTGCTTGTGGTCTGTTTCCTGGCCGGCGTCGCACAGACAACGCTGGCCCTGAAAGAGGAGGACTGCgaag TTTGTATCAAGACTGTCCGGCGCTTTGCGGCTTCGCTTGACGATGCCACCAAGGGCGACTACAAGCAAATTGAGACTGAATTCAAGAAGTTTtgcaagacacaaaaaaacaaggaaCACAGATTC TGCTATTACCTCGGTGGTCTGGAGGAATCGGCCACTGGAATCTTGAACGAGATGAGCAAACCCCTGAGCTGGTCCATGCCGGCCGAGAAAGTGTGTGagaagctgaagaagaagGATGCGCAAATCTGCGACCTCCGATATG AGAAACAGATCGATCTGAACAGTGTGGATCTGAAAAAGTTAAAAGTACGCGACCTGAAAAAGATCCTCAACGACTGGGATGAGAGCTGCGATGGCTGCCTGGAGAAGTCTGACTTCATCAAGCGCATCGAGGAGCTGAAGCCGAAGTACGCTCGCAGCGAACTGTAG
- the LOC117896113 gene encoding uncharacterized protein LOC117896113 codes for MSCLPKWIFKIYCRVFRILPDMGDMSSKNGVFGLLSPSIAKLGDEDNYWTWRILIRSYLEALGLWAGNFPKEGPQTKFILLSTLEMWIFKREYEHSSCKQIFQDLEERFSVPRPKLSQMNLTN; via the exons ATGAGCTGTCTGCCCAAATGgattttcaaaatttattgCCGTGTTTTTCGGATTCTCCCAGACATGGGTGATATGTCGAGTAAAAACGGAGTCTTTGGCTTATTGAGTCCGTCGATAGCTAAACTTGGCGACGAGGATAACTATTGGACTTGGCGCATACTCATAAGATCTTATCTGGAAGCCTTGGGACTGTGGGCGGGAAACTTTCCAAAGGAG GGGCCGCAAACCAAGTTCATCTTGCTGAGCACTCTTGAAATGTGGATATTTAAAAGGGAATATGAGCATTCAAGTTGTAAGCAAATTTTTCAAGATCTCGAGGAGCGTTTTAGTGTTCCTCGACCAAAACTTTCCCAAATGAATTTGACCAACTaa
- the LOC117896108 gene encoding uncharacterized protein LOC117896108 isoform X2 codes for MPDVKFLAVLPNNANASDSVTKLTISGTLLQQPQQFSVNFVNSPVCTDNITYHFKVVIPTQTIIENYKRNGEWSSLQQEHYLNIFDESTFRLEFTFDYDNSTMIVYQVRETGHNFISKYETLFSLSEIQAIQVWGDVQKVNQFALSYD; via the exons ATGCCTGATGTAAAGTTTTTAGCGGTGCTGCCCAACAATGCCAACGCTTCGGACAGCGTAACAAAGTTAACCATCAGCGGCACCCTGCTCCAGCAACCTCAGCA ATTCTCGGTGAACTTTGTGAACAGTCCAGTGTGTACAGACAACATCACATATCACTTCAAGGTGGTGATCCCCACACAGACGATCATCGAGAACTACAAGAGGAACGGCGAGTGGAGCAGCCTGCAGCAGGAACACTACCTTAACATATTCGATG AATCAACCTTTCGCCTAGAGTTTACATTCGATTATGATAATTCCACAATGATCGTGTACCAGGTCAGGGAAACGGGTCACAATTTCATAAGCAAATACGAGACGCTCTTCTCGCTCTCCGAAATCCAGGCGATTCAGGTCTGGGGAGATGTGCAAAAGGTCAATCAGTTCGCCCTCAGCTATGATTGA
- the LOC117896107 gene encoding uncharacterized protein LOC117896107, producing MNNFGAEAAQSAYPVEDPENDFTRRSDDDEAEPLRVKEMIKLYNFATEKNQELKQAKSFYRATNKSQARIQEDVESCHSAAGSFAADEQSKEDINEKECNDAITTGSFYVTTTEEHTFLRQCLMSNNGKDVSKPVGALEKTYTSSTTIRRTEQGVRIIIDIFCDSDDNTIDVVGGLVETKIPASRILTEFQNHCMGLGPKDTEGEQKASDSSHF from the exons atGAACAATTTTGGGGCGGAAGCTGCCCAATCGGCTTATCCCGTCGAGGATCCGGAAAACGATTTTACGCGTCGCTCGGACGACGATGAAGCGGAGCCGCTCCGTGTGAAGGAGATGATTAAACTCTACAACTTTGCCACTGAGAAGAACCAGGAACTGAAGCAAGCCAAGTCGTTCTATCGTGCTACCAACAAATCCCAAGCTCGCATTCAGGAGGATGTCGAGAGCTGCCACAGTGCTGCTGGCAGTTTTGCAGCGGATGAGCAGTCCAAGGAGGATATCAACGAGAAGGAATG CAACGATGCCATTACAACGGGCAGCTTTTATGTGACCACCACCGAGGAGCACACCTTTTTGCGTCAGTGCCTGATGAGCAACAATGGCAAGGATGTGTCAAAGCCAGTGGGTGCTCTGGAGAAGACctacaccagcagcaccaccattCGCCGCACAGAACAGG gTGTGCGCATTATCATTGACATCTTTTGCGACTCTGATGATAACACCATCGACGTGGTGGGTGGTCTCGTGGAGACTAAGATTCCAGCCAGTCGCATTTTGACTGAGTTCCAGAACCATTGCATGGGTTTGGGCCCGAAGGACACTGAGGGAGAGCAGAAGGCATCCGACTCCTCACATTTCTAG
- the LOC117896111 gene encoding uncharacterized protein LOC117896111, translating to MAKPLLNSCCVCQSTRNGSIISGILAIVLSIITIVVIFTTRVHFKTIVFDFIPNDIVKIILVINLCMTILISLLMIAGVLKRNHYLMVPWVVLGIMIAIGLLISVIYTAVVFFIDGYVLTGVLWLIFGLICCAVLTYCWCVVYSEYANLSEENERGRYNKQPYRR from the exons atggcaaaaccCCTTTTAAACTCCTGCTGCGTGTGTCAGTCGACGCGGAATGGCTCCATTATCTCCGGCATCCTGGCCATAGTCCTATCCATCATCACCATCGTGGTGATCTTCACAACGAGAGTGCATTTCAAGACGATCGTGTTCGACTTTATACCCAATGACATTGTCAAGATAATACTTGTGATCAACCTGTGCATGACCATTTTGATTTCGCTGCTGATGATCGCAGGCGTCCTCAAG CGCAATCACTACCTGATGGTGCCCTGGGTGGTGCTGGGCATCATGATTGCCATTGGCCTGCTCATCTCAGTCATCTACACTGCCGTCGTCTTCTTCATTGATGGCTACGTGTTGACGGGTGTTCTCTGGCTAATATTTGGTTTAATTTGTTGCG CGGTCCTTACCTATTGCTGGTGCGTCGTCTATAGCGAATATGCCAATCTCTCCGAGGAGAACGAGCGTGGCAGATACAACAAGCAGCCCTACCGCCGCTGA